A single region of the Marinobacter nanhaiticus D15-8W genome encodes:
- a CDS encoding pyrroloquinoline quinone-dependent dehydrogenase, whose product MIRTTARLFMLAALCLPLAGHSQEAADNGSGSEPAQSKEGQPQPGATSLVPSGPVWDGFHGQLNAQKYSPLTQINAENAGQLELAWEYHTGDVSDGSGDLPPTVWSATPIYANETLYIGTPFYRIIALDPATGEEKWTFNTNSTLKALTQPALKSRGVAYWEADNPTEGEPCQKIVYLGTMDARLFAVDADTGKLCQDFANGGVLDVNRWNDTNDRWPLSLLQPPAVTGDHLILGWAGMDWAYAEAPPGSVFSINARTGELEWTLNLIPEDIRQRTGTANVWTAMSVDEELGLVYLPVSSPSPNYWGGNRTEEIPLATSTTAVDIETGEVVWSRQWVHHDIWDYDINSAPTLMDITVDGETIPALMQATKMGFLFVVNRETGEDVWPIEERPVPAGNVEGEVYADTQPFPTKPAPLLDQSEKPEVWWAADAVGFGECSRLFDKLHYEGMYSPPTTDGEGVLAYPDSAGGVQWGGVAFDPQSQSAIVNTSHITQYIKLWPREEYQKLAGGSGNEQGFYPQEGAPFGMSLNNAVNWLGMPCWEPPYGELVSIDMHTGDVNWRRPVGASQKFGFYMPESMGSPTIGGPAVTAGGVIFIGASMDAKVRAYSMETGDELWSDIVEAPVVANPAVYEHDGRQYVAFIAGGNTIIKPEVGDQIAVYALPE is encoded by the coding sequence ATGATAAGAACGACTGCACGCCTGTTTATGCTGGCTGCGCTCTGCCTTCCCTTAGCTGGGCACAGCCAGGAGGCGGCCGATAACGGCTCGGGTTCAGAGCCGGCGCAATCGAAGGAAGGTCAGCCGCAACCCGGGGCAACCTCGCTGGTGCCTTCCGGGCCCGTCTGGGACGGTTTTCACGGTCAACTGAATGCGCAGAAGTATTCGCCGCTGACGCAAATCAACGCTGAAAATGCGGGTCAGTTGGAACTGGCCTGGGAATATCACACCGGCGATGTGTCCGACGGGAGCGGCGACTTGCCACCGACCGTTTGGTCGGCAACGCCCATCTACGCCAACGAAACCCTCTATATTGGTACGCCGTTCTACCGCATCATCGCGCTGGATCCGGCCACGGGCGAGGAGAAGTGGACGTTCAATACCAACTCCACGCTGAAGGCGTTGACCCAGCCTGCGCTGAAGAGTCGCGGCGTGGCCTATTGGGAGGCTGACAATCCGACGGAGGGCGAGCCGTGCCAGAAGATCGTCTATCTGGGAACCATGGATGCCCGCCTCTTCGCCGTGGATGCCGACACCGGCAAGCTGTGTCAGGACTTCGCCAATGGCGGGGTGCTGGATGTCAATCGGTGGAACGACACCAACGACCGTTGGCCGCTCTCTCTGCTACAACCGCCAGCCGTCACGGGGGACCACCTCATTCTCGGTTGGGCGGGCATGGACTGGGCCTATGCCGAGGCGCCTCCAGGCTCGGTATTCTCCATCAACGCCCGTACCGGAGAACTGGAATGGACACTTAACCTCATCCCTGAAGACATTCGCCAGCGCACCGGCACAGCAAACGTGTGGACGGCGATGTCTGTGGATGAAGAGCTCGGGTTGGTCTATCTGCCCGTGTCCTCGCCATCACCCAACTACTGGGGCGGCAACCGGACGGAAGAAATTCCTCTGGCCACATCGACAACCGCTGTGGATATCGAAACCGGCGAGGTGGTCTGGTCGCGCCAGTGGGTTCACCACGATATCTGGGACTACGACATCAACTCGGCGCCGACCCTGATGGATATCACCGTCGACGGCGAAACCATTCCGGCCCTCATGCAAGCCACGAAGATGGGATTCCTGTTCGTGGTCAACCGCGAGACCGGGGAAGATGTCTGGCCCATCGAGGAGCGACCGGTACCCGCAGGTAATGTGGAGGGCGAGGTCTATGCCGACACCCAGCCGTTCCCGACCAAACCGGCGCCGCTGCTGGACCAATCCGAGAAGCCCGAGGTCTGGTGGGCTGCCGATGCCGTCGGTTTCGGCGAATGTTCCCGCCTGTTCGATAAACTCCACTATGAAGGGATGTATTCACCGCCGACGACGGACGGTGAGGGTGTCCTGGCTTATCCGGACAGCGCCGGGGGTGTCCAGTGGGGTGGGGTGGCTTTCGATCCGCAAAGCCAGTCGGCCATCGTCAACACCTCGCACATCACACAGTACATCAAGCTCTGGCCCCGCGAGGAATACCAGAAGCTCGCCGGCGGCTCAGGTAACGAGCAGGGCTTCTATCCCCAGGAGGGGGCGCCTTTCGGTATGTCTCTCAACAACGCCGTCAACTGGCTGGGCATGCCTTGCTGGGAGCCGCCATATGGCGAACTGGTATCGATCGATATGCACACCGGTGACGTGAACTGGCGCCGTCCGGTCGGGGCCTCGCAGAAGTTCGGCTTCTACATGCCGGAAAGCATGGGGTCGCCCACTATTGGCGGGCCGGCTGTGACGGCTGGCGGTGTGATCTTCATTGGTGCATCGATGGATGCCAAGGTCCGGGCCTATTCAATGGAAACCGGTGACGAGCTCTGGTCGGATATCGTCGAGGCGCCGGTGGTGGCCAATCCTGCAGTCTACGAACACGATGGTCGACAGTACGTCGCGTTCATCGCGGGCGGCAATACCATTATCAAACCGGAAGTGGGCGACCAGATCGCCGTATACGCGTTGCCGGAGTAA
- a CDS encoding antibiotic biosynthesis monooxygenase family protein, with amino-acid sequence MILRIWHGWTTPENADVYESLLKTTVFPRIEAKNVEGFRRIRLLRSDQEGAETEFITIMEFDSLEAVKRFAGEDYRQSYVPEEAQKVLVRYDAHSQHYEVTEDRHYD; translated from the coding sequence ATGATCTTGCGGATCTGGCATGGCTGGACGACGCCGGAGAACGCCGACGTCTACGAGTCGCTGCTGAAGACAACCGTGTTCCCAAGGATCGAGGCCAAAAATGTCGAGGGTTTCCGTCGTATCCGGTTGCTGCGTTCGGATCAGGAGGGAGCGGAGACGGAATTCATCACCATCATGGAATTCGATTCCCTGGAAGCGGTGAAGCGGTTTGCCGGCGAGGACTACCGTCAGTCCTACGTGCCGGAGGAAGCGCAAAAAGTGCTGGTACGCTATGACGCGCACTCGCAACACTACGAAGTCACCGAAGATCGCCATTACGACTGA
- a CDS encoding App1 family protein, translating into MSLRRHYGKYVRSLRKGLHILAAPVKGDNGRGGLFIQAYRGFGSNNRLFLMGRVFRQPGFGASLREDMLRRDIIDLIRRLWRKPIVGAQVRVRYKDADTIVRTDRHGFFRVHMDLSTMPSDVIWHSMELSLVHPADDRATTTGEFFTPTSRARYGVISDIDDTVVYTGVANTTKMMWRLFAQGAESRVVFPGVSALYQALYNGDTGSQGNPLFYVSRAPWSIYQVLVEFFRMHRIPNGPILILREWGMKRGSVLPRRAKDHKLDAIRQILALYDDLPFILIGDSGQRDPEVYTRVLREHPGRITGIYIRDVSNDPRREAAIAELAREVKEAGSDLMLASDTVAMAEHAVDQGLIPMDALEEVRRSHDDEEAE; encoded by the coding sequence ATGTCGCTTCGCCGTCACTACGGGAAATACGTGCGTTCGCTCCGGAAGGGGCTCCATATCCTGGCGGCGCCGGTAAAAGGCGACAATGGCCGGGGCGGCCTGTTTATCCAGGCGTACCGGGGATTCGGGTCCAACAACCGGCTGTTCCTCATGGGGCGGGTTTTCCGTCAGCCTGGCTTCGGCGCGAGCCTGAGAGAGGACATGCTGCGGCGGGACATCATTGATCTGATCCGCCGGCTCTGGCGCAAGCCGATCGTCGGTGCCCAGGTACGGGTGCGCTACAAGGATGCCGATACCATCGTGCGGACGGACCGCCACGGCTTCTTTCGGGTTCACATGGACCTGTCCACCATGCCTTCGGATGTGATCTGGCACTCCATGGAACTCTCGCTGGTTCATCCCGCCGACGACCGAGCGACGACTACCGGCGAATTCTTTACTCCCACGTCCCGTGCGCGCTATGGGGTAATCAGCGATATCGACGACACGGTGGTGTACACCGGTGTAGCCAATACGACGAAAATGATGTGGCGACTGTTTGCCCAAGGGGCCGAGAGCCGAGTGGTTTTCCCGGGCGTTTCGGCGCTATATCAGGCCCTCTACAACGGTGACACTGGCTCGCAGGGTAATCCGCTGTTCTATGTATCCCGTGCGCCCTGGAGCATCTACCAGGTGCTGGTCGAGTTCTTCCGCATGCACCGTATCCCCAATGGACCGATCCTGATCCTCAGGGAGTGGGGCATGAAGCGTGGCAGTGTGCTGCCACGGCGGGCCAAGGACCACAAGCTGGATGCCATTCGGCAGATCCTGGCACTCTACGATGATTTGCCCTTTATCCTGATCGGCGATTCCGGTCAGCGTGATCCGGAAGTCTACACACGCGTCCTGCGTGAACACCCAGGGCGCATCACTGGCATCTATATTCGCGATGTCAGCAACGATCCCCGCCGGGAAGCAGCCATCGCCGAGTTAGCGCGGGAGGTCAAGGAGGCTGGCAGCGACCTGATGCTGGCATCTGATACCGTGGCCATGGCCGAGCATGCGGTGGATCAGGGATTGATCCCGATGGATGCGCTTGAAGAGGTGCGCCGCAGCCATGATGACGAAGAGGCTGAATAG
- a CDS encoding sensor domain-containing diguanylate cyclase: MAPFPDNAYVASLVSYRPSTLNRRWAAGIAVLLLALFFVTLFYNDIQFPALPQFLLMHATTVFILETLTALILISQFHLTGKPYLLVLASGYLTAGAFAILQPLVFPGVFAGVELFDTGLNAALWIWVFWHFAFPLYVLSAVVVSQNAGWKIQRPWRATIFVLLMTVMLVAIGFYLAVFDEEGLPVIMRDAFNFSNVWDAGVAQALIATHVTALLGLFVLTRLRTIVFLWLAIAMLASTLDTLGNMLVTERYTLGWFSARLSSFVASAAVLGSLMAELHLLYKVGWLEKSRMQFHAEMDALTRLPNRRAFDSYFLEEAKRSDRSQTPLALALVDIDHFKRVNDRYGHATGDIVLQHVASILRRHLNRPSDFVARWGGEEFAILMSGNSLEGANYVLERLRHDIERSACETAKGAVSLTVSVGLAKAVIHDDGDIDNLMEHADQALYQAKHSGRNRICLSTLETAA, encoded by the coding sequence ATGGCGCCTTTTCCTGATAACGCCTATGTCGCCAGTCTAGTCAGTTACCGGCCAAGTACCTTGAACCGTCGCTGGGCGGCAGGCATAGCGGTACTCCTCCTGGCTCTATTCTTCGTCACGCTCTTCTATAACGATATCCAGTTCCCGGCGTTGCCTCAGTTTCTGCTGATGCATGCCACTACGGTCTTCATTCTTGAGACGCTCACGGCGCTTATTCTCATCAGCCAGTTCCACCTGACCGGGAAACCCTATTTGCTGGTCCTGGCCAGCGGTTACCTGACGGCCGGCGCCTTCGCCATCCTGCAGCCGCTTGTTTTTCCAGGAGTATTCGCCGGCGTGGAGCTGTTCGACACCGGGTTGAATGCTGCGCTCTGGATTTGGGTTTTCTGGCATTTTGCCTTCCCGCTCTACGTCCTGTCGGCGGTCGTTGTCAGCCAGAATGCCGGTTGGAAAATTCAGCGTCCCTGGCGCGCGACCATTTTCGTGTTGCTGATGACCGTGATGCTGGTCGCTATTGGCTTCTATTTGGCTGTTTTCGACGAAGAAGGCTTGCCAGTCATCATGCGGGACGCGTTCAACTTCTCCAATGTCTGGGATGCCGGTGTCGCGCAGGCGCTCATTGCCACTCATGTTACGGCGCTCCTGGGACTGTTCGTGTTGACCCGGTTACGAACCATCGTGTTCCTGTGGTTGGCGATTGCAATGCTTGCGTCCACGCTGGATACCCTGGGCAACATGCTGGTCACCGAGCGCTACACCCTGGGCTGGTTTTCGGCACGGCTGAGCTCTTTTGTGGCTTCGGCGGCCGTGCTTGGGTCCTTAATGGCAGAGCTGCACCTGCTCTATAAGGTGGGTTGGCTGGAAAAGAGCCGAATGCAGTTCCATGCCGAAATGGATGCGCTGACGCGGCTTCCCAACCGGCGGGCGTTCGACAGTTACTTCCTGGAAGAGGCAAAACGAAGCGACCGCAGCCAGACGCCGCTGGCCCTGGCGCTGGTCGACATTGACCATTTCAAACGCGTGAATGACCGGTACGGGCATGCTACGGGCGACATCGTGTTGCAGCACGTCGCTTCGATATTGCGGCGGCACCTGAATCGCCCCAGCGACTTTGTCGCACGCTGGGGTGGCGAGGAATTTGCCATCCTGATGAGCGGCAACTCGCTGGAAGGCGCCAACTACGTGCTTGAGCGTCTGCGCCATGATATCGAACGCAGTGCGTGCGAGACGGCGAAAGGCGCTGTTTCGCTAACGGTCAGTGTTGGACTGGCGAAGGCAGTCATTCACGATGATGGCGATATCGATAACCTGATGGAACATGCCGACCAGGCGCTTTACCAGGCGAAGCACTCGGGGCGGAACCGGATCTGCCTCTCGACACTGGAAACGGCGGCTTGA
- a CDS encoding FAD-binding and (Fe-S)-binding domain-containing protein, protein MDATIAAPEPADIEQLVQALDKAVDGEVRFEIGSRALYATDASNYRQVPIGVVIPQHEKDIERAVAVAREFDVPILMRGAGTSLAGQTCNAAVVLDTSKYMNQVLDVDPDRRTAVIQPGVVCDVLRDAAEAHGLTFGPDPSTHTQCTLGGMIGNNSCGAHSVMAGKTDDNIESLDILTYDGVRMTVGPTSEQELEAIIQAGGRKGEIYAGLRNLRDRYAEHVRQGFPDIRRRVSGYNLDALLPENGFNVARALVGSEGTCAITLSARTKLVDSPPHRVLVVLGYEDICRAGDEAPAVLATGPLSVEGLDERIVEDMRKKGWGLEALDGLPEGNGWILSEFGGETVEEATDAAQKAIDSQQGRCVDSRLYTDPKEANRVWSVRKSGSAATNALPGEDESYPGWEDAAVDPARVGDYLRDFRKLLDDYGYRSSLYGHFGDGCIHGRMTFDLSSREGVAKWRRFLDEAADLVVAYGGSLSGEHGDGQARAELWPKMFGPELMEAFRRFKEIWDPRGRLNPHKLIDPYRIDEHLRTGPDHDPLDPQPLHFSFRKDQGSFSQAAHRCVGVGKCRSYASGTMCPSYRGTMEEKHSTRGRARLLFEMLQGDTLEGVWNNNAVHEALDLCLACKACSQECPVQVDMATYKAEFMAHYYEHHRRPRQAWTLGMIHEWARLAGRAPKLFNGLTKLPGTAGLARGLTGMTPERDLPQFSSQPFTRSYRSEPPKDNRPAVVLWPDTFNNFLHSDSLRAAARVLDRLGFEVQLPGRPVCCGRPLYDYGMLERARWRLRQVLETLAPAIEAGIPVVGLEPSCMSTFRDELLNFFPQDERALRLAQNSWLLPDFLVHQDGLDLPHLKGTAWVHGHCHQKSGSGMAGTQSLLEQMGLEAQLPDNGCCGMAGAFGFDGEKYPVSMRIAESAMLPSLRDVASDTYVISDGFSCREQIRHGSGRTALHTAQLLDRAFGD, encoded by the coding sequence ATGGACGCCACGATTGCAGCCCCGGAGCCTGCGGACATTGAGCAACTGGTTCAAGCCCTCGACAAGGCTGTCGATGGCGAGGTCCGCTTCGAGATAGGCAGTCGTGCGCTCTACGCCACCGATGCCTCCAATTACCGCCAGGTGCCCATCGGCGTCGTTATCCCCCAACACGAAAAGGACATTGAGCGGGCCGTTGCCGTGGCCCGCGAGTTTGATGTGCCGATCCTGATGCGCGGTGCCGGCACCAGCCTCGCCGGCCAGACGTGCAACGCCGCTGTCGTCCTCGACACCTCCAAGTACATGAACCAGGTTCTCGATGTGGATCCGGACCGCCGCACTGCGGTTATCCAGCCCGGCGTGGTTTGCGACGTGCTGCGGGATGCGGCTGAGGCGCACGGGCTGACTTTCGGTCCAGATCCCTCGACCCACACCCAGTGCACGCTGGGCGGGATGATCGGTAACAACTCCTGCGGTGCCCATTCGGTGATGGCCGGGAAGACCGACGACAATATCGAGTCGCTGGATATCCTCACCTATGACGGGGTGCGCATGACGGTCGGCCCTACATCGGAACAGGAACTGGAAGCCATCATCCAGGCCGGTGGGCGCAAGGGCGAGATATACGCTGGTCTGCGCAACCTGCGGGATCGTTACGCCGAGCACGTACGTCAGGGTTTCCCTGATATCCGGCGCCGGGTGTCCGGCTACAACCTCGATGCGCTGCTGCCGGAGAACGGCTTCAACGTGGCCCGTGCCCTGGTCGGCAGCGAAGGCACCTGTGCCATTACCCTGTCGGCCCGAACGAAGCTGGTGGACAGCCCGCCGCATCGCGTGTTGGTCGTTCTCGGCTACGAGGATATCTGTCGGGCCGGCGACGAAGCGCCTGCGGTCCTGGCAACCGGCCCTTTATCGGTAGAAGGCCTGGACGAAAGAATCGTCGAGGACATGCGCAAGAAAGGCTGGGGGCTGGAGGCGCTTGACGGATTGCCGGAAGGCAACGGCTGGATCCTGTCCGAGTTTGGCGGCGAGACGGTCGAGGAAGCCACCGATGCCGCGCAGAAGGCTATAGACAGCCAACAGGGCCGCTGCGTCGATAGTCGGCTATACACCGATCCCAAGGAGGCCAATCGGGTCTGGTCGGTACGAAAGAGCGGTTCAGCCGCGACCAACGCACTGCCCGGCGAGGACGAGAGTTACCCGGGCTGGGAAGACGCGGCTGTCGATCCGGCACGAGTCGGGGATTACCTGCGGGACTTCCGCAAGCTGTTGGATGACTACGGCTACCGCTCCTCGCTCTACGGCCACTTTGGTGACGGCTGTATCCATGGCCGCATGACCTTCGATCTCTCGAGTCGCGAAGGCGTCGCCAAGTGGCGGCGGTTTTTGGATGAGGCTGCAGATCTGGTGGTCGCATATGGCGGCTCGCTGTCAGGCGAACATGGCGATGGGCAGGCGAGGGCGGAGCTCTGGCCCAAGATGTTCGGCCCGGAATTGATGGAGGCGTTCCGGCGCTTCAAGGAAATCTGGGACCCGAGGGGGCGGCTCAATCCCCACAAACTGATTGATCCCTACCGCATCGACGAGCACCTGCGCACCGGGCCGGACCATGATCCGCTCGATCCTCAGCCGCTGCACTTCAGCTTCCGTAAGGACCAAGGCAGCTTTTCCCAGGCGGCGCACCGTTGTGTCGGGGTCGGAAAGTGCCGAAGTTACGCCAGCGGCACCATGTGCCCGAGTTACCGGGGTACGATGGAGGAGAAGCACTCGACCCGTGGCCGGGCGCGGCTGCTGTTCGAGATGCTCCAGGGCGATACGCTTGAGGGCGTGTGGAACAACAATGCCGTCCATGAAGCGCTCGACCTGTGCCTGGCCTGCAAGGCCTGCAGCCAGGAATGCCCGGTGCAGGTGGACATGGCCACCTACAAGGCTGAGTTCATGGCCCACTATTACGAGCATCACCGTCGCCCGCGCCAGGCGTGGACCCTGGGTATGATTCACGAGTGGGCCCGCCTCGCCGGGCGCGCGCCGAAACTCTTCAATGGCCTGACGAAATTGCCCGGCACCGCCGGCCTGGCACGAGGCTTGACCGGTATGACACCCGAGCGGGACTTGCCGCAGTTTTCCAGTCAACCCTTTACCCGCAGCTACCGCTCGGAACCCCCGAAAGATAACCGGCCGGCCGTAGTGCTCTGGCCGGATACCTTCAACAACTTCCTGCACTCGGACAGTCTGCGGGCCGCCGCCCGGGTGCTCGATCGCTTGGGCTTTGAGGTGCAATTGCCGGGCCGCCCAGTATGTTGCGGGCGGCCGCTCTACGACTACGGCATGCTGGAACGGGCCCGTTGGCGTTTGCGCCAGGTACTGGAAACCCTTGCACCGGCCATCGAAGCGGGTATTCCTGTGGTCGGGCTGGAACCCTCCTGCATGAGCACGTTCCGCGATGAGTTGCTGAACTTTTTCCCGCAGGATGAACGTGCCCTACGGCTGGCGCAGAACAGCTGGTTGCTACCGGATTTTCTCGTACACCAGGACGGGCTGGACCTGCCGCATCTCAAGGGTACGGCCTGGGTTCATGGCCATTGCCACCAGAAATCCGGATCCGGAATGGCGGGCACGCAAAGTCTGCTGGAGCAAATGGGCCTTGAAGCGCAACTGCCAGACAACGGCTGCTGCGGTATGGCCGGGGCGTTCGGCTTCGATGGGGAGAAGTACCCGGTATCGATGCGGATCGCCGAGTCGGCGATGCTGCCGTCACTGCGGGACGTGGCCAGCGACACCTATGTAATCTCCGATGGTTTCAGCTGCCGCGAGCAGATTCGCCACGGCAGCGGACGCACAGCACTGCATACCGCGCAGCTGCTGGATCGGGCATTTGGCGATTAG
- a CDS encoding antibiotic biosynthesis monooxygenase family protein: MKYIFEVQIKDGYTAEDYADAWVRASRLIQQAPGARGTELHRKIGDPTRLIAIAHWDSKASRDAMEDQHNPEVAEIIKSAAPFCEIRALGEFDEPEWVVLPGS, from the coding sequence ATGAAGTATATCTTCGAAGTCCAGATCAAAGACGGATATACCGCCGAGGACTATGCCGACGCCTGGGTCCGGGCCAGCCGGCTGATCCAGCAGGCCCCCGGCGCCCGGGGTACGGAGCTGCACCGCAAGATCGGCGATCCCACCAGGCTGATCGCCATCGCCCACTGGGACTCCAAGGCCAGTCGGGATGCAATGGAGGATCAACACAACCCCGAGGTGGCCGAGATTATCAAGAGTGCTGCACCGTTCTGTGAAATTCGCGCCCTCGGCGAGTTCGACGAGCCGGAATGGGTCGTGCTGCCGGGCAGCTAG
- a CDS encoding ChaB family protein: MPYDSKSDLPDSVRDKLPSGAQEIYMNAFNSAWDEYSNPKDRRGNESREETAHKVAWAAVKEKYHKDGDKWVKDKS, from the coding sequence ATGCCCTACGATAGCAAGTCCGACCTCCCGGATTCTGTTCGCGACAAGCTCCCCTCTGGCGCGCAGGAGATCTACATGAATGCGTTCAATTCTGCATGGGACGAATACAGTAATCCGAAAGACCGGCGCGGCAACGAAAGCCGCGAAGAGACCGCCCACAAAGTCGCCTGGGCGGCGGTGAAAGAGAAGTATCACAAGGATGGCGATAAATGGGTGAAGGACAAATCGTGA